A genomic stretch from Vibrio algarum includes:
- the lptG gene encoding LPS export ABC transporter permease LptG produces MFKILDLYIGRTIIATTFLTLSTLVGLSGIIKYVEQLRKVGRGTYDLVQALYFVLLGMPRDIEMFFPMATLLGALIALGMLASSSELTVMQASGFSKLDIGLSVLKTAIPLMVIVMALGEWGSPQTIKMARESRAFAISGGTIVSVRSGVWAKDSDNYIYIGRINDETLQALTVWQFDKEDALETIVYADSADYIGNNIWQMKNVQLTHMKDNIQLSKEDLQTYDWQSTIEPDKLDVVTVKPEELSLSGIYDYVNYLKASEQDAARYELAFWRKMTQPLSIAVMMLMALSFVFGPLRSVTMGARIISGIIAGFTFYISSEFFGPLSLVYQIPPFVGAVAPSLLFLALAIMLLRRNL; encoded by the coding sequence GTGTTTAAAATCCTCGATCTTTACATCGGTAGAACTATTATTGCGACAACCTTCCTTACGTTATCCACATTGGTGGGTTTATCCGGGATAATTAAGTATGTAGAGCAACTTAGAAAAGTAGGGCGAGGAACCTATGACCTTGTTCAGGCACTTTATTTTGTGCTTCTAGGGATGCCTCGGGACATTGAAATGTTTTTTCCTATGGCGACATTGCTTGGTGCTTTGATTGCATTAGGTATGTTGGCGTCTAGTTCTGAGTTGACAGTAATGCAGGCTTCAGGTTTTTCTAAGCTTGATATTGGTTTATCTGTTTTAAAAACCGCAATCCCTTTAATGGTTATTGTAATGGCGTTGGGCGAATGGGGGTCTCCACAGACGATTAAAATGGCAAGAGAGTCACGAGCTTTTGCCATTTCCGGGGGTACTATTGTGTCAGTCAGAAGTGGTGTCTGGGCCAAAGATTCAGATAATTATATTTATATAGGACGCATCAACGATGAGACTCTTCAAGCATTAACGGTTTGGCAGTTTGATAAAGAAGACGCCCTTGAAACGATTGTTTATGCCGACAGTGCCGATTATATCGGTAATAATATTTGGCAAATGAAGAATGTCCAACTTACTCATATGAAAGACAATATTCAGCTATCTAAGGAAGATCTTCAAACCTATGACTGGCAGTCTACAATAGAGCCAGATAAGTTAGATGTGGTTACTGTAAAACCAGAAGAGCTCTCATTATCGGGTATTTATGATTACGTCAATTACCTAAAAGCTTCAGAACAAGATGCAGCCAGATATGAATTGGCATTTTGGCGAAAGATGACTCAACCGTTATCTATTGCAGTGATGATGTTAATGGCGCTCTCTTTTGTTTTTGGTCCTTTACGAAGTGTCACTATGGGAGCAAGAATTATTTCCGGGATTATTGCTGGATTTACTTTTTACATATCGAGTGAATTTTTTGGGCCACTTAGTTTGGTGTATCAAATACCACCTTTTGTTGGTGCAGTAGCTCCTAGTCTTCTGTTTTTAGCTCTTGCGATTATGTTATTGCGGCGAAACTTATAG
- a CDS encoding methyl-accepting chemotaxis protein, which yields MHLSLIQRITLGFITVTLFVLAISSSAYFSQVNMSKQLKLTASTLTGLLDRSNVLTQHLQDVNRAMLVHANSDGEERRSQLRTALDNAKQSYGETVTLLESELSDYPQLVTKLSSLNSNAVVFIDGASEHLDIHDQRTLARFVATKELTTFDEEWLFFEQDINDLIADASDDEMQQVVWDLEFLLTQGKGAAGYLQKVLSIVKEQEVTAFKNELSAYLERFNEKAERIVKTMPDSEAAVNVYKELLEHNIVNSEGLLQQHLKFIALNEQSTASLAKIAQEVDALLSESGLIVSDIRSLSEAALKNAEEESFDSLMINLILTVISTLLAVIITFTVVRSIKKPLSSIMDAIDKLASGDLTHKIGNSYQSELGLIADNVNGLSDKLSGLISQIKSSAETVSNVADESHEMSQQTNRKVEEQSRQTDSIATAVTEMEHAVHEVASLASETSNEVDGVTLQAHSNMENMQKNLRFVHRLQDSLEEATQVIGQLSNQSQQIGEILTVIQSISEQTNLLALNAAIEAARAGEHGRGFAVVADEVRSLATRTQQSANEIGEMIDSLQGKADQAVGIVENNLVHAEQSVKQTNETNDSLENMLSSLTHINDMSRSIATASEEQTAVAQDVAKNIVNISDMSMSIAEDAKEAARNSESLNQLSTEQSHLIAQFKI from the coding sequence ATGCATTTGTCTTTAATACAGCGAATTACGCTGGGTTTTATTACTGTGACTCTTTTTGTACTTGCGATCAGTTCTTCTGCCTATTTTTCTCAAGTGAATATGTCTAAGCAGTTAAAGCTAACAGCGTCTACGTTGACTGGGCTTCTTGATCGCTCTAATGTTTTGACCCAGCACCTTCAGGACGTCAATCGTGCCATGTTGGTCCACGCAAATAGTGACGGAGAAGAGCGTCGATCTCAGCTCAGAACCGCATTAGACAATGCAAAACAATCTTATGGTGAAACAGTTACCCTTTTAGAGAGTGAGTTATCTGATTACCCTCAGCTTGTTACAAAACTAAGTAGCTTAAATAGTAATGCGGTTGTATTTATCGATGGTGCTAGCGAGCATTTGGATATTCATGATCAGAGAACATTAGCTCGCTTTGTTGCAACGAAAGAGTTGACTACTTTTGATGAAGAGTGGTTGTTCTTTGAACAAGACATTAACGACCTTATTGCCGATGCCTCAGACGATGAAATGCAGCAGGTTGTTTGGGACCTTGAGTTTTTACTGACTCAAGGCAAAGGCGCGGCTGGATATTTGCAAAAAGTGCTTTCTATTGTAAAAGAGCAAGAGGTGACGGCATTTAAGAATGAGTTGTCAGCCTACTTAGAGCGATTTAACGAAAAAGCGGAACGTATTGTAAAAACCATGCCGGATTCTGAAGCGGCAGTGAACGTCTATAAAGAGCTGCTAGAACACAATATCGTCAATTCGGAAGGATTACTTCAACAACATCTTAAGTTTATTGCCCTTAATGAACAAAGTACGGCATCGCTTGCTAAGATTGCTCAAGAGGTCGACGCATTGCTATCGGAATCTGGACTCATCGTTTCTGATATTCGCTCGCTATCTGAAGCGGCGCTAAAAAATGCAGAGGAAGAGTCGTTTGATTCATTGATGATTAATCTGATTTTGACGGTTATATCAACACTACTGGCAGTCATTATAACGTTTACAGTAGTACGATCTATCAAGAAGCCGCTTTCATCCATAATGGACGCTATCGATAAATTGGCGAGTGGAGATTTAACGCACAAAATTGGCAATAGTTATCAGTCTGAACTTGGGCTTATTGCCGATAACGTTAATGGGTTAAGCGATAAATTAAGTGGCTTGATATCTCAAATTAAATCCTCTGCCGAGACAGTAAGCAATGTAGCGGATGAAAGCCATGAGATGAGTCAACAGACCAACCGTAAAGTTGAAGAACAAAGTAGGCAGACAGACTCAATAGCGACAGCAGTAACAGAAATGGAGCACGCTGTACACGAAGTGGCATCACTGGCTTCAGAAACGAGTAATGAAGTTGATGGCGTTACATTGCAAGCACATTCCAATATGGAAAATATGCAAAAAAACCTGCGCTTTGTTCATCGTCTTCAAGACTCATTAGAAGAAGCTACTCAGGTTATTGGTCAGTTGTCGAATCAGAGCCAGCAAATCGGTGAAATTCTGACGGTGATTCAATCTATTTCAGAACAGACTAACTTACTTGCATTAAACGCTGCTATTGAGGCTGCGCGTGCAGGTGAACATGGACGTGGTTTTGCCGTGGTTGCCGATGAAGTTCGTTCTTTAGCAACGAGAACTCAACAGTCCGCAAACGAGATTGGTGAGATGATAGATAGCTTGCAAGGAAAGGCAGATCAAGCCGTTGGTATTGTAGAGAATAACCTTGTACATGCAGAACAATCGGTTAAACAAACAAACGAAACCAATGATTCTTTAGAAAACATGCTTTCTAGCTTAACGCATATAAATGATATGAGCCGCTCAATTGCTACTGCTTCAGAAGAGCAAACCGCAGTTGCACAAGATGTTGCGAAGAACATTGTTAATATCTCAGATATGTCGATGAGTATTGCTGAGGACGCGAAAGAAGCGGCTCGCAATAGTGAGTCATTAAATCAACTGTCTACCGAACAGAGCCATTTGATTGCTCAATTCAAGATTTAA
- a CDS encoding valine--tRNA ligase: MEKTYNPQSIEQSLYQTWEENGYFKPHGDTSKDAYSIMIPPPNVTGSLHMGHAFQDTIMDTLIRCERMKGKNTLWQVGTDHAGIATQMVVERKIAALEGKTKSDYGRDAFIDKIWEWKNESGGTITKQLRRLGASVDWERERFTMDDGLSDAVKEVFVRLYEDDLIYRGKRLVNWDPKLHTAISDLEVENKDKNGYMWHFRYPLADGVRTADGKDYIIVATTRPETMLGDTGVAVNPEDPRYKALIGKEIILPIVDRRIPIVGDEHADMEKGTGCVKITPAHDFNDYEVGKRHSLPMINILTFNGDIRDAAEVFDTKGEESTAYSTSLPEKYHGMERFAARKAVVAEFQELELLDEIKDHQLTVPYGDRGGVVIEPMLTDQWYVRAGPLAETATKAVEDGEIQFVPKQYENMYFSWMRDIQDWCISRQLWWGHRIPAWYDNDGNVYVGRTEEEVRSKNNLAPVVVLRQDDDVLDTWFSSALWTFSTQGWPADTEDMKVFHPSDVLVTGFDIIFFWVARMIMMTMHFIKDENGKPQVPFKTVYVTGLIRDENGDKMSKSKGNVLDPIDMIDGIDLESLVEKRTGNMMQPKLAAKIEKDTRKTFEDGIEPYGTDALRFTLAAMASTGRDINWDMKRLEGYRNFCNKLWNASRYVLMNTEDKDCATSLSQEEVANLDFSLADKWIESQFQLAAKDFNTHIENYRLDMAANTLYEFIWNQFCDWYLELTKPVLWKGTEAQQMATRYTLITVLEKTLRLAHPVLPYITESIWQSVKPLAGVEGETIMTQALPQFEQANFDESSIADIDWVKSFISSIRNLRAEYDIAPSKPLEVMLKAADDKDVKRLEENLTVILSLAKLDSVKVLAENENTPACATALVAKSELMIPMAGLIDKDAELARLEGEVKKIQGEIKRIGGKLSNQGFVAKAPEAVVAKEREKLTAYEETLVKIEEQKATIAAL, translated from the coding sequence ATGGAAAAGACATACAACCCACAATCAATTGAACAGTCTCTATACCAGACATGGGAAGAGAACGGTTATTTCAAACCACACGGTGATACCTCTAAAGATGCGTACAGCATCATGATTCCACCGCCAAACGTTACTGGTAGCCTGCATATGGGCCATGCCTTCCAAGATACGATCATGGATACCTTAATTCGTTGTGAACGAATGAAGGGTAAAAATACGTTGTGGCAAGTGGGTACCGACCACGCGGGTATCGCAACACAAATGGTTGTGGAGCGTAAAATTGCGGCTCTAGAAGGCAAAACAAAAAGTGATTATGGCCGTGATGCATTCATTGACAAAATTTGGGAATGGAAAAACGAGTCAGGCGGAACAATCACAAAGCAGCTGCGTAGATTAGGTGCATCTGTAGACTGGGAGCGTGAACGCTTCACTATGGATGACGGACTTTCCGACGCTGTCAAAGAAGTTTTTGTTCGCCTTTATGAAGATGATTTAATCTATCGTGGTAAACGCTTGGTTAACTGGGATCCTAAGTTACATACCGCCATCTCAGATCTTGAAGTAGAAAACAAAGATAAAAATGGCTATATGTGGCACTTCCGCTATCCACTAGCGGACGGTGTAAGAACAGCCGATGGCAAAGATTATATTATCGTCGCGACAACTCGCCCTGAAACGATGCTCGGCGATACTGGTGTAGCGGTAAATCCAGAAGATCCTCGCTATAAAGCACTCATTGGTAAAGAAATTATCCTTCCTATCGTGGATCGTCGTATTCCTATTGTCGGTGACGAACATGCCGATATGGAAAAAGGCACTGGTTGCGTAAAAATCACTCCTGCTCATGACTTTAATGACTATGAAGTTGGTAAACGTCATAGCCTACCAATGATCAATATCCTAACGTTCAACGGCGATATTCGTGATGCCGCTGAGGTTTTTGACACTAAAGGTGAAGAAAGCACAGCATATAGCACGTCTCTTCCAGAAAAGTATCACGGTATGGAGCGTTTCGCTGCGAGAAAAGCCGTTGTAGCAGAGTTCCAGGAATTAGAACTGCTTGATGAAATAAAAGATCACCAATTAACCGTGCCTTATGGTGACCGTGGTGGCGTTGTTATCGAACCAATGCTAACCGATCAATGGTATGTACGCGCAGGTCCACTAGCTGAGACGGCAACGAAAGCCGTAGAAGATGGTGAAATTCAGTTCGTACCAAAACAATATGAAAACATGTACTTCTCTTGGATGAGAGATATCCAAGACTGGTGTATATCTCGCCAGTTGTGGTGGGGGCACCGTATCCCAGCATGGTATGACAATGACGGCAACGTTTATGTTGGTCGTACTGAAGAAGAAGTACGCAGTAAAAACAACCTAGCTCCCGTTGTTGTTCTTCGCCAAGACGATGATGTATTGGACACTTGGTTCTCATCTGCACTTTGGACTTTCAGCACACAAGGTTGGCCAGCGGATACCGAAGACATGAAGGTATTCCATCCATCTGACGTGCTGGTAACAGGTTTTGATATTATCTTCTTCTGGGTTGCTCGCATGATCATGATGACCATGCACTTCATTAAAGATGAAAATGGTAAACCACAAGTACCGTTTAAAACGGTGTACGTAACTGGTCTTATACGCGATGAAAATGGCGACAAGATGTCTAAGTCTAAAGGTAATGTCCTCGACCCTATAGACATGATCGATGGCATCGATTTAGAGTCATTGGTAGAAAAACGTACGGGTAATATGATGCAGCCAAAGCTCGCTGCAAAAATAGAAAAAGATACCCGCAAGACATTTGAAGATGGTATTGAACCTTACGGTACCGATGCGCTACGTTTCACTCTTGCAGCAATGGCATCCACAGGGCGTGATATCAACTGGGATATGAAACGTCTTGAGGGATATCGTAATTTCTGTAACAAACTGTGGAATGCAAGTCGTTACGTATTGATGAACACTGAAGATAAAGATTGCGCGACCTCTCTGTCTCAAGAAGAAGTGGCTAATCTGGATTTCTCGCTAGCGGACAAATGGATTGAATCTCAATTCCAACTTGCTGCGAAGGATTTCAATACTCATATCGAAAATTACCGTTTGGATATGGCAGCCAATACACTTTACGAATTTATTTGGAACCAATTCTGTGACTGGTATTTAGAACTCACTAAGCCGGTTTTATGGAAAGGTACTGAAGCGCAACAAATGGCGACTCGTTATACGTTGATTACCGTTCTTGAAAAGACATTACGTCTTGCTCATCCTGTCTTGCCGTATATCACGGAGTCAATCTGGCAAAGCGTTAAACCACTTGCTGGTGTTGAAGGTGAGACAATCATGACGCAAGCTTTACCTCAATTTGAGCAAGCTAATTTCGATGAAAGTTCGATTGCAGATATTGATTGGGTGAAGAGCTTTATCTCTAGCATTCGTAATTTACGTGCTGAATACGATATAGCGCCAAGCAAGCCACTAGAAGTGATGCTGAAAGCGGCTGACGATAAAGATGTGAAGCGTCTGGAAGAAAACTTAACCGTTATTCTGTCTCTAGCGAAACTCGATAGTGTTAAAGTTCTCGCCGAGAACGAAAATACGCCAGCATGTGCCACCGCACTTGTAGCGAAATCAGAACTTATGATCCCTATGGCAGGCCTAATCGATAAAGATGCCGAATTAGCACGATTAGAAGGTGAAGTGAAGAAAATTCAAGGTGAGATAAAACGTATTGGCGGAAAGCTAAGCAACCAAGGTTTTGTTGCAAAAGCCCCCGAAGCGGTTGTCGCAAAAGAACGCGAGAAACTTACGGCATACGAAGAAACACTCGTCAAGATTGAAGAGCAAAAAGCAACGATTGCAGCACTTTAG
- the rraB gene encoding ribonuclease E inhibitor RraB, with product MSHEDEYLSVKDLIEIQKEDTRQIIDALLEDGSDPDALYDIEHHLFAEDFETLEKAVVEAFKMGFEVLEAEETEDEDGNRLLCCDATMESVLNAEAIDLQVEKLVNLAEKYDIIYDGWGTFYEGDDAVYDEEADEEE from the coding sequence ATGTCCCACGAAGATGAATACCTATCTGTTAAAGATTTAATTGAGATCCAAAAAGAAGATACAAGACAGATTATCGACGCTCTTTTGGAAGACGGAAGTGACCCTGATGCTCTATATGACATCGAACATCATTTATTTGCTGAAGACTTTGAAACATTGGAAAAAGCGGTTGTTGAAGCGTTCAAAATGGGTTTTGAAGTACTAGAAGCTGAAGAAACAGAAGATGAAGATGGTAATCGCCTGTTATGTTGCGATGCAACTATGGAGTCTGTTCTAAATGCAGAAGCTATTGATTTACAAGTTGAAAAACTGGTTAATCTAGCCGAGAAATATGACATTATTTATGATGGGTGGGGCACTTTTTATGAAGGTGACGACGCCGTTTATGATGAAGAAGCGGACGAAGAAGAGTAG
- a CDS encoding glycosyl hydrolase 2 galactose-binding domain-containing protein: protein MQLPLSGYWQLSPLSDLTIPQDDIVFPAPFSQVLPKQLTESQIKNQEWHLMHDIDVDEKMLGFPVVDLVIGGVDFYAEVRINGEAVFDCDGSELTYRKDIQQHLRLGRNRIEILFLEQEDEDWLLYEENLCTLGEALPRKRDSRLGIWETPYLHFIQNVRLDYISTEQIWHHGGGCEFKVDLFYQVYASGLVSASVKFDGMTYQIPLDIRSNQATAIFQVEAPRLKKDNQWYLLTVELDEQKHTHQVGLNPSLKAEHYPV, encoded by the coding sequence ATGCAATTACCACTTTCTGGATATTGGCAGTTATCGCCTCTAAGCGACCTCACTATTCCTCAAGATGACATTGTCTTTCCTGCACCCTTTAGTCAGGTTTTACCAAAGCAATTAACAGAATCGCAGATAAAAAATCAAGAATGGCATTTAATGCACGATATTGACGTGGATGAAAAAATGCTTGGTTTTCCTGTGGTGGATCTTGTTATTGGTGGTGTTGATTTTTATGCTGAAGTTAGAATTAACGGTGAAGCTGTTTTTGATTGTGATGGCTCGGAGCTTACTTATCGTAAAGACATACAACAACATCTGCGCCTAGGCAGGAATAGAATTGAAATTTTGTTTTTGGAGCAAGAAGATGAAGATTGGTTATTATACGAGGAAAACCTTTGCACTTTGGGAGAGGCATTACCACGAAAGCGAGATTCTCGACTAGGAATATGGGAAACGCCTTATCTGCACTTTATTCAAAATGTGAGATTGGATTATATTTCGACTGAACAAATCTGGCATCACGGTGGTGGGTGTGAATTCAAAGTCGATCTTTTCTATCAGGTTTATGCGTCCGGTTTAGTTTCTGCATCGGTTAAATTTGATGGGATGACTTATCAAATACCGCTCGATATTAGGAGTAACCAGGCTACGGCAATATTTCAAGTTGAGGCACCAAGATTAAAGAAAGACAATCAGTGGTATCTATTAACCGTGGAACTTGATGAGCAAAAACATACTCATCAAGTTGGTTTAAATCCTAGCTTGAAGGCTGAGCATTATCCTGTTTAA
- a CDS encoding DNA polymerase III subunit chi, with product MNTATFYIVQPDSPQCNKDGFESYILFLLKHFSNQGVKLYVNAENKDESLYWDERLWQQEPEYFLSHNLIGEGPKNGTSIEIGYSQLRPSWNRQLVINLAKDNTNFAGTFAQVIDFVPYDEKAKQTARERYKIYRKAGYQMQTIDIDHQN from the coding sequence ATGAATACAGCCACTTTTTACATTGTTCAACCCGACTCCCCTCAATGCAATAAAGATGGGTTTGAGTCATATATACTTTTTCTGTTAAAACACTTCAGCAACCAGGGCGTAAAACTTTATGTAAACGCAGAAAATAAAGATGAATCCTTGTATTGGGATGAACGACTATGGCAGCAAGAGCCAGAGTATTTCCTGTCGCATAATCTTATCGGTGAGGGGCCCAAAAACGGCACATCGATTGAGATCGGTTATAGTCAATTGCGCCCAAGTTGGAATCGTCAACTCGTTATTAATTTGGCGAAAGATAATACAAACTTTGCGGGAACCTTTGCTCAAGTGATAGACTTCGTTCCTTATGATGAAAAAGCGAAGCAAACTGCCCGCGAAAGGTATAAAATTTATCGCAAAGCTGGATATCAGATGCAAACTATCGATATCGATCATCAGAACTAA
- the pepA gene encoding leucyl aminopeptidase codes for MEFSVKSGSPEKQRSACIVVGVFEPRRLSPVAEQLDKISDGYISSLLRRGDLEGKPGQMLLLHHVPGVLSERVLLVGCGKERELGERQYKEIIQKTISTLNETGSMEAVCFLTELHVKGRDTYWKVRQAVESTKDGLYIFDQFKSNKPETRRPLRKLVFNVPTRRELNLGEKAITHGLAVASGVKASKDLGNMPPNVANPAYLASQARRLADDYETITSKIIGEEEMEKLGMTSYLAVGRGSRNESMMSVMEYKGSPAPDAKPIVLVGKGLTFDSGGISLKPGEAMDEMKYDMCGAASVFGTMKALAKLALPINVVAVLAGCENMPGSNAYRPGDILTTMSGQTVEVLNTDAEGRLVLCDALTYVERFEPECVVDVATLTGACVMALGHHISGLVSNHNPLAHELVNASEQAGDRAWRLPMADEYQEQLESPFADMQNIGGRPAGTITAGCFLSRYTKKYNWAHLDVAGTAWKSGKAKGSTGRPVSLLVQFLLNRSGQEIEE; via the coding sequence ATGGAGTTCAGTGTAAAAAGTGGCAGCCCAGAGAAACAGCGTAGTGCTTGTATCGTCGTGGGCGTATTCGAACCTCGCCGCCTTTCCCCAGTGGCTGAACAGCTTGATAAAATCAGTGATGGTTATATTAGCTCTCTACTCCGTCGTGGAGATCTAGAAGGTAAACCCGGCCAGATGCTGCTTCTGCATCACGTTCCAGGCGTGCTGTCTGAACGAGTTCTTCTTGTTGGTTGTGGTAAAGAGCGCGAGTTAGGCGAACGTCAGTATAAAGAGATCATCCAAAAAACCATCAGTACCTTAAACGAAACGGGTTCTATGGAAGCGGTCTGTTTTCTCACAGAACTGCACGTAAAAGGCCGAGATACTTATTGGAAAGTACGCCAAGCTGTTGAATCTACAAAAGATGGGTTGTACATTTTCGACCAATTTAAGAGTAATAAGCCTGAAACTCGTCGCCCATTACGTAAACTTGTATTTAACGTACCAACTCGACGCGAATTGAACCTTGGTGAGAAAGCCATTACTCATGGCCTAGCCGTTGCATCTGGTGTTAAAGCTTCAAAAGATCTTGGTAACATGCCACCTAATGTTGCGAATCCTGCTTATTTAGCTTCACAAGCTCGTCGATTGGCCGACGATTACGAAACCATCACATCAAAAATCATTGGTGAAGAAGAGATGGAAAAACTAGGTATGACATCCTACCTAGCCGTTGGCCGAGGTTCTCGCAATGAGTCAATGATGTCGGTAATGGAATACAAAGGTAGCCCAGCCCCTGACGCCAAACCAATCGTCCTAGTCGGTAAAGGATTAACTTTTGATTCGGGTGGTATTTCCTTGAAGCCTGGCGAAGCCATGGATGAGATGAAATATGACATGTGTGGCGCTGCATCTGTATTTGGTACGATGAAAGCCTTGGCGAAACTCGCCCTGCCTATCAATGTCGTTGCTGTGCTTGCGGGCTGTGAAAACATGCCTGGTAGCAACGCTTATCGCCCAGGCGACATTTTGACCACTATGTCAGGTCAAACAGTAGAGGTATTGAATACCGATGCTGAAGGCCGTTTAGTTCTTTGCGATGCTCTAACTTATGTAGAGCGCTTTGAGCCAGAGTGTGTCGTTGATGTTGCAACACTAACTGGCGCATGTGTTATGGCGCTTGGACACCATATCAGCGGTTTAGTGTCAAACCACAACCCACTTGCTCATGAATTGGTCAATGCTTCTGAGCAAGCTGGTGATAGAGCATGGCGTCTGCCGATGGCTGACGAATATCAAGAACAGCTAGAAAGCCCATTTGCAGATATGCAAAATATTGGCGGTCGTCCTGCCGGTACTATTACTGCGGGTTGTTTTTTATCTCGTTACACGAAAAAGTACAACTGGGCTCATCTTGATGTTGCTGGTACCGCTTGGAAATCAGGCAAAGCCAAAGGCTCAACCGGTAGACCCGTCTCTCTTCTTGTCCAATTCCTACTTAATCGTAGTGGCCAAGAAATTGAAGAATAG
- a CDS encoding DUF2061 domain-containing protein, which yields MIKTMTFAGLHFTIALTVAFILTGDFLLGSLIAMIEPAVNTVAFYFHEKVWSSLPILKRNENNTQVKTASFAFIHFNVAFIVTYLLTGDALIGGVMAMIEPSINSVAYYFHEKIWLRRHHIITPVAITKTA from the coding sequence ATGATTAAAACAATGACATTTGCGGGTTTGCATTTCACTATTGCATTAACCGTTGCTTTTATACTAACCGGTGACTTTCTATTGGGTAGTTTAATTGCGATGATTGAACCAGCGGTTAATACCGTTGCATTTTACTTTCATGAAAAGGTGTGGAGCAGCCTACCAATATTAAAACGCAATGAAAATAACACCCAAGTGAAAACAGCCAGCTTTGCATTCATCCATTTTAATGTCGCTTTTATTGTCACCTACCTTCTAACTGGTGATGCTTTAATTGGTGGAGTAATGGCAATGATAGAGCCAAGCATAAATAGTGTTGCTTACTATTTTCATGAGAAAATCTGGCTACGTAGGCACCATATTATTACACCGGTAGCAATAACGAAAACAGCGTAA
- a CDS encoding bifunctional helix-turn-helix transcriptional regulator/GNAT family N-acetyltransferase — MKKLQLRKASRDLVRSLGALETHYGDFSLSPVQVHILVELGQELSTISQMALKLRIDKPNASGTLTSLAKQLLIESIVNPDDERCQLYRLTQKGEQILNQIETSRNKQMQTVIDQFDEDELELIESSLSKFIKALSLSRSQSSYNIRTIKPDDNTQLASLIRDVSAEYGLTEDKGFSVADPTLDSLYQVYDTPNSHYWVIEQNGKIFGGAGIAPVTGKESICELQKMYFLPELRGKGLARTLAVKCFKEARKLGFSQMYLETTDNLSEATALYTSLGFELIEEAIGNTGHTDCEIRMLKNL, encoded by the coding sequence ATGAAAAAACTGCAACTAAGAAAGGCTTCTAGAGATCTTGTCCGTAGTCTGGGCGCTCTCGAAACACACTACGGTGATTTTAGCTTATCGCCGGTACAAGTTCATATTCTGGTCGAACTAGGACAGGAGTTGTCAACCATAAGCCAGATGGCACTAAAACTACGTATAGATAAACCTAACGCAAGCGGCACTCTTACATCCCTTGCAAAACAACTTTTGATAGAGTCGATAGTTAACCCAGATGATGAGCGTTGTCAGCTATATCGCTTGACACAAAAGGGTGAACAGATTCTTAACCAAATTGAGACTTCTCGAAACAAACAAATGCAAACCGTGATCGATCAGTTTGACGAAGATGAACTGGAGCTCATCGAGTCGAGCTTAAGTAAATTTATCAAGGCATTGTCGCTATCTAGAAGCCAGTCTTCTTATAACATTCGAACAATTAAACCTGACGATAATACACAATTAGCATCTCTTATTAGGGATGTATCTGCGGAATATGGTCTTACCGAAGACAAAGGATTTAGCGTTGCAGATCCAACCCTGGATTCTCTATATCAGGTCTACGATACCCCAAATAGTCATTATTGGGTGATTGAACAGAACGGAAAAATTTTTGGTGGTGCGGGTATCGCTCCAGTTACAGGAAAAGAGTCTATTTGTGAATTACAGAAAATGTACTTTTTGCCTGAACTAAGAGGTAAAGGATTAGCGCGAACCTTAGCTGTAAAGTGTTTCAAAGAAGCCCGAAAACTTGGCTTTTCACAAATGTATCTGGAGACTACCGATAACTTAAGTGAAGCTACGGCATTATATACATCATTAGGCTTCGAGCTTATAGAAGAAGCAATAGGCAACACTGGTCATACAGATTGCGAAATAAGAATGCTAAAAAACTTATAA